From the genome of Thermoflexus hugenholtzii, one region includes:
- a CDS encoding molybdenum cofactor biosynthesis protein B, with the protein MASTGQPVRVGILTISDRAAQGIYADESGALLRQQVAERLGWTVARYRVVPDEVEAIQQTLRAWCDEEGLDLILTTGGTGLGPRDLTPEATRPLLEREAPGIAEALRFYGLQRTPFAMLSRGVAGIRGRTLIINLPGSPRAVQEAMEVLAPVLPHALAMARGESGPAAAHTLRA; encoded by the coding sequence GTGGCTTCCACAGGACAACCGGTGCGGGTGGGCATCCTGACCATCAGCGATCGCGCGGCCCAGGGGATCTATGCGGATGAGAGCGGGGCCCTCCTGCGGCAGCAGGTCGCCGAGCGGCTGGGCTGGACCGTGGCGCGCTATCGCGTGGTCCCCGATGAGGTCGAGGCGATCCAGCAAACCCTGCGGGCCTGGTGCGATGAGGAGGGGCTGGATCTGATCCTCACCACCGGGGGGACGGGGCTGGGCCCCCGGGATCTCACCCCGGAGGCGACGCGGCCCCTGCTGGAGCGGGAGGCGCCGGGGATCGCCGAGGCGCTGCGGTTCTACGGGCTACAGCGCACGCCTTTCGCCATGCTCTCCCGGGGCGTGGCCGGCATCCGCGGGCGGACCCTGATCATCAACCTGCCGGGGAGCCCCCGGGCGGTGCAGGAGGCGATGGAGGTCCTGGCCCCTGTGCTCCCCCATGCGCTGGCCATGGCGCGGGGGGAAAGCGGCCCTGCGGCCGCCCACACCCTGCGGGCGTGA
- a CDS encoding bifunctional oligoribonuclease/PAP phosphatase NrnA, with translation MSREQARQALEQARRVAVATHITPDADAISSLIGLTQILRRLGKEAEPFCDDELPPRLRAIPHAEEISRAARGSFDLLVSLDASDPARLGRAFAEVREAPLLNIDHHITNTGFGTVNWVDPSAVATAEMVLWLADDLGVSLDRELASILLAGIVGDTMGLRTPNVTPQVLREVTRLVEAGASLPALVDVLFNRRSFAAIRLFGQALAGVRLEDGVIWTVVTREMRQTLGLGQANDLSLSSFLISAEEARIAAVFTERDDGKVEVSMRARPGYDVARVALAFGGGGHPPAAGCLVPGPLEEVIPPILSALKAAARDGRTDPSG, from the coding sequence ATGAGTCGTGAGCAGGCCCGACAGGCCCTGGAGCAGGCGCGCCGCGTGGCGGTGGCCACGCACATCACCCCGGATGCGGACGCCATCAGCAGCCTCATCGGGCTGACGCAGATCCTCCGCCGTCTGGGGAAGGAGGCGGAGCCGTTCTGCGACGATGAGCTGCCCCCGCGCCTGCGGGCGATCCCGCACGCCGAGGAGATCTCCCGCGCCGCCCGGGGCTCCTTCGATCTCCTGGTCAGCCTGGACGCCAGCGACCCCGCCCGCCTGGGCCGGGCCTTCGCGGAGGTCCGGGAGGCTCCCCTGCTGAACATCGATCACCACATCACCAACACCGGCTTCGGAACGGTGAACTGGGTGGATCCCTCCGCCGTGGCCACGGCGGAGATGGTGTTGTGGCTGGCGGACGACCTGGGGGTGTCGCTGGATCGGGAGCTGGCTTCGATCCTGCTGGCCGGGATCGTGGGGGACACCATGGGGCTGCGCACGCCCAACGTCACCCCCCAGGTCCTGCGGGAGGTCACCCGCCTGGTGGAAGCGGGGGCCTCCCTGCCGGCTCTGGTGGATGTCCTCTTCAACCGGCGCTCCTTCGCGGCCATCCGCCTCTTCGGCCAGGCCCTCGCCGGGGTCCGGCTGGAGGACGGCGTGATCTGGACGGTGGTCACGCGGGAGATGCGACAGACCCTGGGGCTGGGCCAGGCCAACGACCTCAGCCTCTCCAGCTTCCTGATCAGCGCCGAGGAGGCGCGGATCGCCGCGGTCTTCACCGAGCGGGACGATGGCAAAGTGGAGGTGAGCATGCGGGCCCGACCCGGTTACGATGTGGCCCGCGTCGCCCTCGCCTTCGGCGGCGGCGGTCATCCCCCGGCCGCCGGCTGCTTGGTCCCCGGCCCTCTGGAGGAAGTCATCCCTCCGATCCTGTCCGCCCTGAAGGCCGCCGCGCGGGACGGCCGCACGGATCCTTCCGGATGA
- the rbfA gene encoding 30S ribosome-binding factor RbfA: MGERRQRRIGELLREELSALIGELKDPRVAGVTVTAVEPAPDLTIAKVYVTTWPADPARREEVLAGLEHAKGYLKHELAGRVILRRIPDLVFKWDDTFDRADRIERLISRLHGGKEQPSDES; the protein is encoded by the coding sequence ATGGGAGAGCGACGGCAACGACGGATCGGGGAGCTGTTGCGGGAGGAGTTGAGCGCCTTGATCGGGGAGCTGAAGGATCCCCGGGTGGCCGGGGTGACGGTCACCGCGGTGGAGCCGGCGCCGGATCTGACCATCGCCAAGGTCTACGTGACGACCTGGCCGGCGGATCCCGCCCGACGGGAGGAGGTGCTGGCCGGCCTGGAGCACGCGAAGGGCTACCTGAAGCATGAGCTGGCCGGCCGCGTCATCCTGCGCCGCATCCCCGATTTGGTGTTCAAATGGGACGACACGTTCGATCGCGCGGATCGCATCGAGCGCCTGATCTCCCGGCTCCATGGTGGGAAGGAGCAGCCCTCGGATGAGTCGTGA